The proteins below come from a single Serratia fonticola genomic window:
- a CDS encoding formate C-acetyltransferase/glycerol dehydratase family glycyl radical enzyme — MTTLDLTTLTERTLAHKNALIHIVKPPVCTERAQHYTETYQQHQDKPLPVRRAMALANHLAKRSIWIKNDELIIGNQASQLRAAPIFPEYTVSWIESEIDELADRPGAGFSVSEQDKKVLHTLCPWWRGQTVQDRCYGMFTDEQKALLATGIIKAEGNMTSGDAHLAVNFPLLLEKGLDGLREKVSERRERLHLTDWDDLHKEQFLKAIDISLDALSEHILRFAQLAREMAQEEQRIWRREELLTMAANCELIAHQPPQTFWQALQLCYFIQLFLQIESNGHSVSFGRLDQYLYPWYRRDVELEQSLPREKAIEMLHSCWLKLLEVNKIRSGSHSKASAGSPLYQNVTIGGQKLVNGQPCDAVNPLSYTILESCGRLRSTQPNLSVRYHAGISNDFLDACVQVIRCGFGMPAFNNDEIVIPEFIKLGVEPQDAYDYAAIGCIETAVGGKWGYRCTGMSFINFARVMLAALEQGRDATSGKIFLPQELGLSQGNFSQFDQVLDAWDTQIRYYTRKSIEIECVVDTVLEENAHDIVCSALVDDCIERGKSVKQGGAKYDWVSGLQVGIANLGNSLEAVRKLVFDQGIIGQQQLAQALANDFAGLDGEQLRQRLINAAPKYGNDVDDVDQLLVRAYQTYIDELKQYHNTRFGRGPIGGTYYAGTSSISANVPFGAATMATPDGRKAHTPLAEGASPASGTDHLGPTAVFNSLSKLPTESILGGVLLNQKLNPSTLENPRDREKLMLMLRTFFEAYHGWHVQYNIVSRETLLAAKQHPDQYRDLVVRVAGYSAFFTALSPDAQDDIIARTEHTL; from the coding sequence ATGACAACGCTGGATCTGACTACCCTGACCGAACGCACGCTAGCGCACAAGAACGCGCTGATCCATATCGTCAAGCCACCGGTCTGTACCGAACGCGCCCAGCACTACACCGAAACTTACCAGCAGCATCAGGATAAACCGCTGCCGGTAAGGCGTGCCATGGCGCTGGCTAACCACTTGGCCAAACGGAGCATCTGGATCAAGAATGATGAGCTGATTATCGGTAACCAGGCTAGCCAGCTACGCGCCGCGCCGATCTTCCCGGAATACACCGTCAGTTGGATCGAAAGCGAAATTGACGAGTTGGCCGATCGCCCCGGCGCTGGCTTCTCCGTCAGCGAACAGGATAAAAAGGTATTGCATACCCTGTGCCCATGGTGGCGTGGTCAGACCGTGCAGGATCGCTGCTACGGTATGTTCACCGATGAGCAAAAAGCCCTGCTGGCTACCGGGATCATCAAGGCCGAAGGCAACATGACGTCTGGCGATGCGCACCTGGCGGTCAACTTCCCGCTGTTGCTGGAAAAAGGTCTGGACGGCCTGCGTGAGAAAGTGTCTGAGCGCCGTGAACGCCTGCACCTGACGGACTGGGACGACCTGCATAAGGAACAGTTCCTCAAGGCTATCGACATCTCGCTAGACGCTCTCAGCGAGCATATCCTGCGCTTTGCCCAGTTGGCTCGTGAAATGGCCCAGGAAGAGCAACGCATCTGGCGGCGTGAAGAGCTGTTGACCATGGCAGCCAACTGCGAACTGATCGCTCATCAACCACCACAGACCTTCTGGCAGGCGCTGCAACTGTGTTACTTCATTCAGCTGTTCCTGCAGATCGAATCTAACGGCCACTCGGTGTCCTTTGGCCGCCTCGACCAATATCTGTATCCTTGGTATCGCCGTGACGTGGAGTTGGAGCAAAGCCTGCCGCGCGAAAAAGCCATCGAGATGCTGCACAGCTGCTGGTTGAAACTGCTGGAAGTGAACAAGATCCGCTCCGGCTCGCACTCCAAAGCTTCCGCCGGTAGCCCGCTGTATCAGAACGTTACCATCGGCGGCCAGAAGCTGGTCAATGGCCAACCTTGTGACGCCGTCAACCCACTCTCTTACACCATTCTGGAATCCTGTGGCCGTCTGCGTTCTACGCAGCCCAACCTCAGCGTGCGCTATCACGCCGGGATCAGTAATGATTTCCTTGACGCCTGCGTGCAGGTGATCCGCTGCGGCTTTGGCATGCCGGCGTTTAACAACGATGAGATCGTGATCCCCGAGTTTATCAAGCTGGGTGTCGAACCGCAGGATGCCTACGATTATGCCGCTATCGGCTGTATCGAAACCGCCGTTGGTGGCAAATGGGGCTATCGCTGTACCGGGATGAGCTTTATCAACTTTGCCCGCGTGATGTTGGCAGCACTGGAGCAAGGGCGCGACGCCACCTCCGGCAAGATTTTCCTACCGCAGGAGTTGGGGCTGTCTCAGGGCAACTTTAGCCAGTTTGACCAGGTGCTGGATGCCTGGGATACACAGATCCGCTATTACACCCGCAAATCGATAGAGATTGAGTGCGTAGTCGATACCGTACTGGAAGAAAATGCCCACGACATTGTGTGCTCGGCCTTGGTGGATGATTGCATCGAGCGCGGTAAGAGTGTCAAACAAGGCGGTGCGAAATATGACTGGGTATCCGGTCTGCAGGTCGGGATCGCCAACCTGGGTAACAGCCTGGAAGCGGTACGCAAGCTGGTGTTCGATCAGGGGATCATTGGTCAGCAACAGTTGGCTCAGGCCCTTGCTAACGACTTTGCTGGCCTGGACGGCGAGCAGTTACGCCAACGCTTGATCAATGCGGCGCCAAAATACGGCAACGACGTGGATGATGTCGATCAGCTGCTGGTACGTGCCTATCAGACCTATATCGACGAACTGAAGCAGTATCACAACACCCGCTTTGGCCGTGGCCCGATCGGAGGTACCTACTATGCGGGCACCTCCTCCATTTCGGCCAACGTCCCGTTTGGTGCTGCCACCATGGCTACTCCAGACGGCCGTAAAGCGCATACGCCATTGGCAGAAGGGGCTAGCCCGGCCTCCGGCACCGACCATCTAGGCCCAACGGCGGTGTTCAACTCGCTGAGCAAACTGCCCACCGAGTCGATTCTGGGTGGCGTGTTGCTGAACCAGAAGCTGAACCCGTCCACGCTGGAGAACCCGCGTGATCGCGAAAAACTGATGCTGATGCTGCGCACTTTCTTCGAGGCTTACCATGGCTGGCACGTGCAGTATAATATTGTGTCACGGGAAACGCTGCTGGCCGCGAAGCAACATCCTGACCAATATCGCGATTTAGTGGTACGCGTAGCTGGATATTCTGCCTTCTTTACCGCATTATCCCCAGATGCGCAGGATGACATTATCGCGCGTACCGAACATACTCTTTAA
- the osmB gene encoding osmotically-inducible lipoprotein OsmB has protein sequence MMIINQRFATAAVVITLALSLSACSNMSKRDRNTAIGAGAGAVGGAVLTDGSALGTLGGAAVGGIIGHQVGK, from the coding sequence ATTATGATCATTAATCAACGTTTTGCCACCGCCGCCGTGGTGATTACCCTGGCCCTGTCGCTGAGTGCCTGTTCGAATATGTCTAAACGTGACCGCAACACGGCGATTGGTGCTGGTGCAGGTGCGGTAGGCGGTGCAGTACTGACCGACGGAAGCGCACTGGGAACCCTGGGTGGGGCCGCCGTTGGTGGCATCATCGGTCACCAGGTAGGAAAATAA
- a CDS encoding SDR family NAD(P)-dependent oxidoreductase, whose product MRVQESIQSGFGKLTNAVDVLSGLNLKGKTALITGGHSGLGLEATKALSSAGVHVFVAARNVESAAKALNELANITLLPIELSDLLSVRNLASIIAANGYAFDYVICNAGIMACPERRVGPGWECQFATNHVGHYVLVNLIWNNIRPGGRVVCVSSAGHHNSPIRWDDIQFTKGYDKWLAYGQSKTANILFALQLDNYGKSRDIHAFSLHPGKIFTPLQRHLTNEEMIGEGWLDLEGNPIDPSFKSPAQGAATEIWAATSPLLDGLGGLYCEDCDVAGLASDYDEPFVGVCEYAIDPAEALKLWSFTAKLTGVNAFPES is encoded by the coding sequence ATGAGAGTACAAGAATCAATCCAATCAGGGTTCGGTAAGTTAACCAACGCTGTTGATGTTCTTTCCGGTCTTAATCTCAAGGGTAAGACGGCGCTAATTACAGGCGGGCACTCAGGCTTGGGTTTGGAAGCGACAAAAGCGCTTTCTTCCGCAGGTGTGCACGTTTTTGTTGCTGCTCGCAACGTCGAGAGCGCCGCAAAAGCGCTAAATGAGCTTGCCAATATTACACTATTGCCGATCGAGCTTTCAGACCTTTTATCGGTTAGAAATCTGGCCTCTATCATTGCTGCTAACGGCTATGCCTTTGACTATGTCATTTGCAATGCAGGTATTATGGCCTGTCCAGAACGTCGAGTCGGCCCGGGGTGGGAATGCCAGTTTGCAACCAACCACGTTGGACACTATGTTCTGGTAAATCTTATTTGGAATAACATACGTCCCGGCGGCAGAGTGGTTTGCGTTTCATCCGCTGGCCATCATAATTCACCCATCCGATGGGACGATATTCAGTTTACTAAAGGTTACGACAAATGGCTCGCATATGGTCAGTCAAAAACGGCCAATATTCTATTTGCGCTTCAACTGGATAATTATGGTAAAAGTCGGGATATTCACGCTTTCTCACTGCACCCGGGTAAAATATTTACCCCACTGCAGCGTCACCTGACAAATGAGGAAATGATCGGGGAAGGTTGGCTAGATTTGGAGGGTAACCCCATCGATCCCAGCTTTAAATCCCCAGCCCAAGGGGCTGCCACTGAGATTTGGGCTGCAACAAGTCCTTTGCTGGACGGCCTCGGAGGGCTTTATTGCGAGGATTGCGATGTAGCCGGTCTGGCGTCTGATTATGATGAGCCATTTGTAGGCGTTTGCGAATATGCGATTGATCCTGCAGAGGCATTAAAATTATGGTCTTTCACGGCCAAGCTTACCGGCGTGAATGCATTCCCTGAGAGCTAG
- a CDS encoding carbon starvation CstA family protein has translation MKNVKSAIIWLAVALVGAFAFGMLALSRGEHVNAVWLVVASVACYSIAYRFYSRFIAKNVFELDDRRLTPAERHNDGLDYVPTNKWVLFGHHFAAIAGAGPLVGPILAAQMGFLPGTIWILVGVMLAGAVQDFLILFISTRRDGRSLGEMAKQELGAFAGVVTMLGALGVMIIILSALALVVVKALADSPWGLFTIAATIPIALFMGVYMRFIRPGKIAEVSLIGFVLMMMAIIYGGNIAMHPYWGPFFTLHGTTLTWVLVIYGFVASVLPVWLLLAPRDYLSTFLKIGVIVGLAVGIVFAMPEMRMPAVSRFIDGSGPVFAGSLFPFLFITIACGAISGFHALVSSGTTPKLVERESHIRFIGYGGMLMESFVAIMALICASVIDPGVYFAMNSPAALIGTTVESASQAINSWGFMVTPETLTQIAHDVGEKSVLSRAGGAPTFAVGMAHIISEVFNSRAMMAFWYHFAILFEALFILTAVDAGTRACRFMVQDLVGVAIPRLANNRSWFGNLAGTTVAVAGWGFFVYQGVVDPLGGINTLWPLFGIGNQMLASMALILGTVVLFKMKKQRYAWVTILPTIWLFITSMTAGWQKIFHEKPSIGFLAQAKKFSAGIESNTVIAPAKSIADMQTIVFANQINAALCAFFMLVAVTMLVSAFFVVRRALSSKTPTVRESTIVLREETGRI, from the coding sequence ATGAAAAACGTCAAGTCAGCCATCATCTGGCTCGCGGTGGCGCTGGTCGGTGCCTTCGCTTTCGGCATGCTGGCTTTGAGCCGCGGAGAGCACGTCAACGCTGTCTGGCTAGTGGTGGCTTCCGTCGCCTGCTACAGCATTGCCTACCGCTTCTATAGCCGGTTTATTGCCAAGAACGTCTTTGAACTCGATGACCGTCGGTTAACGCCAGCGGAGCGCCATAACGATGGCCTGGACTACGTACCCACCAACAAATGGGTGCTGTTTGGTCACCACTTTGCCGCCATTGCCGGTGCTGGCCCGCTGGTAGGACCGATCCTGGCGGCGCAGATGGGCTTCCTGCCTGGCACCATCTGGATATTGGTTGGGGTGATGCTGGCTGGTGCGGTGCAAGATTTCCTGATCCTGTTTATCTCCACCCGCCGCGACGGACGCTCGCTGGGGGAAATGGCCAAGCAGGAGTTGGGTGCCTTTGCCGGTGTGGTAACCATGCTGGGGGCACTTGGGGTGATGATCATCATCCTCTCGGCGCTGGCGTTGGTGGTCGTTAAAGCGCTGGCAGACAGCCCTTGGGGTCTGTTCACCATTGCTGCCACCATCCCGATTGCGCTGTTTATGGGCGTTTACATGCGCTTTATCCGTCCGGGCAAGATTGCCGAGGTTTCGCTGATCGGCTTTGTGCTGATGATGATGGCGATCATCTACGGTGGCAACATCGCCATGCACCCATACTGGGGGCCGTTCTTTACCCTGCACGGCACCACCCTGACCTGGGTGCTGGTGATTTATGGTTTTGTCGCCTCGGTGTTGCCGGTGTGGTTGCTGCTGGCTCCGCGTGACTATCTTTCTACCTTCTTGAAAATCGGTGTGATCGTGGGGCTGGCGGTGGGCATTGTGTTCGCGATGCCGGAAATGAGAATGCCAGCGGTGTCACGCTTTATCGATGGCAGCGGCCCGGTGTTTGCCGGTTCACTGTTCCCGTTCCTGTTTATTACCATTGCCTGTGGCGCAATCTCCGGGTTCCATGCCCTGGTCTCCAGTGGCACCACGCCGAAGCTGGTTGAGCGTGAGAGCCATATCCGCTTCATCGGCTACGGCGGCATGCTGATGGAATCCTTCGTGGCCATCATGGCGCTGATTTGCGCTTCGGTGATCGACCCAGGCGTCTACTTTGCCATGAACTCACCGGCAGCGCTGATCGGCACCACGGTGGAAAGTGCTTCACAGGCAATTAACAGCTGGGGCTTTATGGTCACCCCGGAAACGCTGACGCAGATTGCCCATGATGTGGGCGAGAAGTCGGTGCTGTCCAGAGCCGGTGGCGCGCCAACCTTTGCCGTTGGCATGGCACATATCATCAGCGAGGTGTTTAACAGCCGCGCGATGATGGCCTTCTGGTATCACTTTGCCATCCTGTTTGAAGCCCTGTTTATCCTCACTGCGGTGGATGCGGGCACCCGCGCCTGTCGCTTTATGGTGCAGGATCTGGTTGGCGTAGCCATTCCACGGCTGGCGAACAACCGCTCCTGGTTCGGTAACCTGGCTGGCACTACCGTGGCCGTGGCCGGTTGGGGCTTCTTCGTTTATCAAGGCGTCGTGGATCCGTTAGGTGGGATCAATACGCTGTGGCCGCTGTTCGGCATTGGTAACCAGATGTTGGCTTCAATGGCGCTGATCCTGGGCACCGTGGTGCTGTTCAAAATGAAGAAACAGCGTTACGCCTGGGTGACCATTCTGCCGACCATCTGGCTGTTTATCACCTCAATGACGGCGGGCTGGCAGAAGATTTTCCATGAGAAACCGAGCATCGGCTTCCTGGCGCAGGCGAAGAAATTCTCTGCCGGGATTGAATCGAACACGGTTATCGCCCCGGCCAAATCCATTGCGGATATGCAGACCATCGTGTTTGCCAATCAGATTAACGCCGCGTTGTGCGCCTTCTTTATGCTGGTTGCGGTGACGATGCTGGTTTCGGCCTTCTTCGTGGTGCGCCGGGCGTTGAGTTCCAAAACGCCTACGGTACGTGAAAGCACGATTGTACTGCGTGAGGAAACCGGGCGTATCTAA
- a CDS encoding exoribonuclease II produces MFQDNPLLAQLKQQLHSQTPRVEGVVKGTEKGFGFLEVDGQKSYFIPPPYMKKVMHGDRIVATLHTEKEREIAEPETLVEPFLSRFVGRVQKKDDRLSIIPDHPLLKDAIPCRPAREVTHNFQAGDWAVAEMRRHPLKGDRTFNADLTQFITDGEDHFAPWWVTLARHNLEKEAPDMVAISEQETALVREDLTALDFVTIDSASTEDMDDALHVQDNGDGSLLLTIAIADPTAYVEQGSNLDEIARKRAFTNYLPGFNIPMLPRDLSDNLCSLRPNERRSVLACRVTIAADGALGNDIHFFAAEIESKAKLVYDEVSDWLDGIAGWQPPSESIAQQITLLKQVCDARSAWRHQHALVFKDRPDYRFVLGEKGEVLDIVTEQRRTANRIVEECMIAANVCAALVLRDRLGFGIYNVHNGFDPALVEQAVTVLQANGVEADAEKLLTLEGFCELRRHLDSQPTQFLDSRIRRFQTFAEISTTPGPHFGLGLEAYATWTSPIRKYGDMVNHRLLKAIISEQAAEKPQDDVTVQLAERRRLNRMAERDVGDWLYARFLKDKAGTDERFNAEIIDVTRGGLRVRLLDNGAMAFIPAPFIHAVRDEMVCSQETGTVQVKGEVVYRQSDSLQVNIAEVRMETRSVIARPVA; encoded by the coding sequence ATGTTTCAAGATAACCCGCTGCTGGCGCAGCTTAAACAGCAACTTCACTCTCAAACCCCGCGTGTTGAAGGCGTAGTAAAAGGGACTGAGAAAGGTTTTGGCTTTTTAGAAGTCGACGGGCAGAAAAGTTACTTCATTCCGCCGCCGTACATGAAAAAAGTCATGCATGGGGATCGTATCGTCGCCACCCTGCATACCGAAAAAGAGCGCGAAATCGCTGAACCGGAAACCCTGGTTGAGCCTTTCCTGTCGCGCTTTGTTGGCCGGGTGCAGAAAAAAGACGATCGCCTGTCGATTATCCCCGATCATCCGTTGCTGAAAGACGCGATCCCATGCCGTCCGGCGCGTGAAGTGACCCATAATTTCCAGGCCGGTGACTGGGCCGTCGCAGAAATGCGCCGTCATCCGCTGAAAGGCGATCGCACTTTCAATGCCGATCTGACCCAGTTCATCACCGACGGTGAAGATCACTTCGCGCCGTGGTGGGTCACGCTGGCTCGTCATAATCTTGAAAAAGAAGCGCCAGACATGGTCGCGATCTCCGAACAAGAGACCGCTCTGGTCCGTGAGGACCTGACCGCACTGGACTTCGTCACCATCGATAGCGCCAGCACCGAAGATATGGACGATGCGCTGCACGTGCAAGACAACGGTGACGGCTCGCTGTTGTTGACCATCGCCATTGCCGATCCTACCGCCTATGTCGAGCAAGGCAGCAATCTGGATGAAATCGCCCGCAAGCGCGCGTTCACCAACTACCTGCCGGGCTTCAATATTCCGATGTTGCCGCGCGATCTGTCCGACAACCTGTGCTCGCTGCGCCCGAATGAACGCCGCTCGGTGCTGGCTTGCCGCGTGACTATCGCCGCAGACGGTGCGCTGGGCAACGATATCCATTTCTTCGCAGCCGAAATCGAGTCCAAAGCCAAACTGGTTTATGACGAGGTATCTGACTGGCTGGACGGCATCGCTGGCTGGCAGCCACCGAGCGAGAGCATCGCACAGCAGATCACCTTGCTTAAACAGGTTTGCGATGCACGCAGCGCCTGGCGCCATCAGCATGCGCTGGTATTCAAGGATCGCCCGGACTACCGCTTTGTCCTCGGCGAGAAAGGCGAAGTGCTGGACATCGTTACCGAACAGCGTCGCACCGCCAACCGTATTGTTGAAGAATGCATGATCGCTGCCAACGTCTGTGCCGCCCTGGTGCTGCGCGATCGTTTGGGCTTTGGCATCTATAACGTGCATAACGGCTTTGATCCGGCCCTGGTTGAGCAAGCGGTCACCGTATTGCAGGCCAACGGCGTTGAAGCCGATGCCGAGAAGCTGCTGACCCTGGAAGGATTCTGCGAACTGCGCCGTCACCTCGACTCGCAGCCAACCCAGTTCCTGGACAGCCGTATCCGCCGCTTCCAGACCTTTGCCGAGATCAGCACCACGCCTGGCCCGCACTTCGGTCTGGGGCTGGAGGCATATGCCACCTGGACCTCTCCGATCCGTAAGTATGGCGATATGGTCAACCATCGTCTGCTGAAAGCCATTATCAGCGAGCAAGCGGCGGAAAAACCGCAGGACGACGTCACCGTACAGTTGGCCGAACGTCGCCGTTTGAACCGCATGGCTGAGCGCGACGTTGGTGACTGGTTGTATGCCCGTTTCCTCAAGGATAAGGCCGGAACCGATGAGCGCTTCAACGCCGAGATCATCGACGTTACCCGTGGCGGCCTGCGCGTACGCCTGCTGGACAACGGCGCGATGGCCTTTATCCCTGCCCCGTTCATCCACGCGGTTCGCGACGAGATGGTGTGTAGCCAAGAGACCGGCACCGTGCAGGTGAAGGGTGAAGTGGTTTATCGCCAGAGCGATAGTTTGCAGGTGAACATTGCCGAAGTGCGCATGGAAACCCGCAGCGTGATAGCCAGGCCCGTAGCCTAA
- a CDS encoding glycyl-radical enzyme activating protein, with protein MLFNLQRYSTHDGPGIRSVVFLKGCSLGCRWCQNPESRSRQQELLFDERLCLAACTLCSESCPHAITRVDDNTLTLQRSLLTAADYDALNGCCPTGALSVCGTALDLDAVMAEVMRDKPYYLRTGGGLTLSGGEPFMQPEVAAELLKRGREAGIHTAVESCLHTPWSYIEPSLPWLDLMLADLKHVDPVRFKQWTEGSAKRVMDNFRRLAAAGTQITVRVPLIPEFNADRDSIRAITDFAADEIGVKEIHFLPYHTLGMNKYHLLGAPYYASRTPLDDPELLAYAEDYASVKGLTAILRG; from the coding sequence ATGCTTTTCAATCTACAGCGCTACTCAACACATGACGGCCCAGGCATCCGCAGCGTGGTGTTCCTTAAGGGCTGCTCACTTGGCTGCCGCTGGTGCCAGAACCCGGAAAGCCGTTCGCGCCAGCAGGAGCTGCTGTTTGATGAGCGCCTGTGTCTGGCGGCCTGTACCCTGTGCAGTGAGAGTTGCCCGCACGCTATCACCCGCGTTGACGACAACACCCTAACCCTGCAACGTTCGTTACTGACTGCCGCCGATTATGACGCATTAAACGGCTGTTGCCCAACCGGCGCGCTGAGCGTCTGCGGCACGGCGCTCGACCTTGATGCGGTGATGGCCGAAGTGATGCGCGATAAGCCTTACTATCTGCGTACCGGCGGAGGCCTGACGCTGTCCGGCGGTGAACCGTTCATGCAGCCAGAGGTTGCGGCTGAACTGCTCAAACGCGGGCGCGAGGCCGGTATCCATACCGCCGTAGAATCTTGCCTGCATACGCCTTGGTCCTATATCGAGCCATCTCTGCCCTGGCTAGACCTGATGCTGGCGGATCTGAAACACGTCGACCCAGTTCGCTTCAAGCAATGGACCGAAGGCTCCGCCAAACGGGTGATGGATAACTTCCGCCGTTTGGCCGCCGCTGGCACTCAGATCACCGTGCGGGTGCCGTTAATCCCCGAATTTAACGCCGATCGCGACTCGATCCGCGCCATTACCGACTTTGCCGCCGATGAGATCGGCGTCAAAGAGATCCATTTTTTACCGTACCACACGCTGGGGATGAATAAATACCATCTGCTTGGCGCGCCTTATTACGCTTCCCGTACCCCACTAGACGACCCCGAACTGCTGGCCTATGCCGAAGATTACGCCAGCGTCAAAGGTCTGACCGCCATTTTGCGAGGATAA
- the fsa gene encoding fructose-6-phosphate aldolase: MELYLDTADVSAVKRLARVLPLHGVTTNPSIVAKEGKPIWEVLPALRDALGGTGKLFAQVMANDAERMVAEAVLLSQRVPGLVVKIPTTAEGLAAIKKLKSMSIPTLGTAVYGAGQGLLAALAGAEYVAPYVNRLDAQGGDGVEMVHELQQLLSLHAPHAKVLAASFKTPRQALECLLAGCQSITLPVDVAEQFISTPAVQAAVEKFEQDWQGAFGTTLIS, from the coding sequence ATGGAACTGTATCTCGATACTGCCGACGTCAGCGCAGTGAAACGTTTGGCGCGCGTCTTGCCGCTGCACGGCGTGACCACCAACCCAAGCATTGTTGCCAAAGAAGGCAAGCCGATCTGGGAGGTTCTGCCGGCCTTGCGTGATGCGTTAGGCGGCACCGGCAAGCTGTTTGCCCAGGTGATGGCCAACGACGCGGAACGTATGGTTGCCGAAGCCGTCCTGCTGAGTCAACGCGTGCCGGGCCTGGTAGTGAAGATCCCCACCACCGCAGAGGGGCTGGCGGCAATCAAGAAGCTGAAATCCATGTCGATCCCTACCTTGGGTACCGCCGTTTATGGCGCTGGTCAGGGGCTGCTGGCTGCGTTGGCCGGGGCAGAGTATGTGGCACCTTACGTTAACCGTCTGGACGCACAGGGTGGCGACGGCGTTGAAATGGTGCACGAGCTGCAACAGCTGTTATCGCTGCATGCTCCTCACGCCAAGGTGCTGGCGGCCAGCTTCAAAACGCCACGTCAGGCGTTGGAGTGTCTGTTGGCGGGCTGTCAGTCGATCACTTTACCGGTGGACGTGGCAGAACAGTTTATTTCTACCCCGGCGGTTCAGGCGGCGGTAGAGAAGTTTGAACAGGATTGGCAGGGAGCTTTCGGCACGACGCTGATAAGCTAA
- the araD gene encoding L-ribulose-5-phosphate 4-epimerase, with amino-acid sequence MLNELKQQVLEANLQLPRHHLVTFTWGNVSAVDRQQGLMVIKPSGVEYDAMTREDMVVVELESGKVVEGSKKPSSDTDTHRVLYLNFAAAGGIVHTHSRHATIWAQAGLAIPAWGTTHADYFYGDIPCTRLMRDEEINGRYEWETGQVIVETFKERGLDAAQIPAVLVHSHGPFAWGKDADSAVHNAVVLEELAYMGIFSRQLAPGLGNMQQTLLDKHYLRKHGAHAYYGQ; translated from the coding sequence ATGCTCAACGAACTGAAACAACAGGTGCTGGAAGCCAACCTTCAACTTCCGCGCCATCATCTGGTGACCTTTACCTGGGGCAATGTCAGCGCCGTAGACCGCCAGCAGGGGCTGATGGTGATCAAACCTTCCGGCGTTGAGTATGATGCCATGACCCGTGAGGATATGGTGGTGGTGGAACTGGAGAGCGGCAAGGTGGTGGAGGGGAGTAAAAAGCCTTCTTCCGATACGGATACCCACCGGGTGCTGTACCTGAACTTTGCTGCCGCGGGTGGGATCGTTCACACCCACTCGCGCCATGCCACCATTTGGGCACAGGCCGGATTAGCCATCCCCGCCTGGGGAACGACACATGCAGACTACTTCTATGGTGATATTCCCTGCACTAGGCTAATGCGGGACGAAGAGATCAACGGCCGTTATGAATGGGAAACCGGGCAGGTGATCGTCGAAACTTTCAAAGAGCGCGGGTTGGATGCTGCCCAGATACCTGCGGTGCTGGTGCATTCCCACGGTCCATTTGCCTGGGGTAAAGATGCTGACAGCGCGGTGCATAACGCCGTCGTGTTGGAAGAGTTGGCCTATATGGGGATCTTCTCGCGCCAGTTAGCGCCAGGTCTCGGCAATATGCAGCAGACCCTGCTGGACAAGCACTATCTGCGCAAGCATGGTGCGCATGCTTACTACGGGCAGTAA
- a CDS encoding DNA-binding transcriptional regulator YciT, translating into MNSRQQTILQLVNDRRRISVGELARASGVSEVTIRQDLNLLEKRSYLKRVHGSAVALESDDVDARMMSNFTLKQKLAQYAASLVNDGETIFIESGSANALLARYLAERKRVTLITVSHYIAHLLKETDCDVIVLGGMYQKKSETVVGPLTRMCIQQVHFSKAFIGVDGYHAETGFTGRDMMRADVVNAVLAKGVENIVLTDSSKFGQIQPNPLEPMSQIGRVITDSRIANDYQQLLKRQGIKLDLVNE; encoded by the coding sequence ATGAATTCAAGACAACAAACCATTTTGCAGTTGGTGAATGACCGCAGGCGCATCAGCGTTGGCGAGTTGGCGCGCGCCTCTGGCGTTTCTGAGGTGACGATCCGCCAGGATCTCAATCTGTTGGAAAAGCGCAGCTATCTGAAACGCGTTCACGGTTCTGCCGTTGCGCTGGAAAGCGACGACGTTGATGCCCGCATGATGTCCAACTTCACGCTTAAGCAGAAGCTGGCACAATATGCTGCATCGCTGGTCAACGATGGCGAAACCATCTTTATCGAGAGCGGTAGTGCCAACGCCTTACTGGCCCGCTATCTGGCCGAGCGCAAGCGCGTCACGCTGATCACCGTCAGCCATTACATCGCCCATCTGCTTAAAGAGACCGACTGCGATGTGATCGTACTCGGCGGCATGTATCAGAAGAAGAGTGAAACCGTGGTTGGCCCGTTAACCCGCATGTGTATCCAACAGGTGCACTTCAGCAAGGCGTTTATCGGGGTGGATGGCTATCACGCGGAAACTGGCTTCACCGGCCGCGATATGATGCGTGCCGACGTGGTCAATGCGGTGTTAGCCAAAGGCGTAGAGAACATAGTGCTGACCGACTCGTCAAAATTTGGTCAGATCCAACCTAATCCATTGGAGCCAATGAGCCAGATTGGGCGGGTGATCACCGATTCACGTATCGCCAACGACTACCAGCAATTGCTCAAACGCCAAGGTATCAAGTTGGATCTGGTTAACGAATAA